Proteins from a genomic interval of Denticeps clupeoides chromosome 20, fDenClu1.1, whole genome shotgun sequence:
- the fbxl6 gene encoding F-box/LRR-repeat protein 6 yields MERTGESVSDVDPGNTSGSRPRADAAGKAPVRRTSSSSPAPGTKAKKKKPRVPRKPRPNFTVEQGEDMLLIVSNVNSHDRVWKPKKKRRKKTANKGQTTATASKKRKASREVILAKQTVADDAPPRPGVACSGDGTDRWGRRMPVEVLVEVFRLVVGQDGAVPFLCRAGRVCRLWRDAASNPVLWRAVTVGHCWTEPGKVQLQSTEAKIRNTVHWLAENRFSQLRVFSLCHWKKHVDYVVQVVSESCPHLNSLKLSHCSGVTEKAFQSIGSHCKSFESIDVQHTEVQGDALVTFLEMYGSQIKKVLFTYGPRSEKLLTVISRGSCPELRLLAINTNLTFGFFQLPVCIPALQAGCPKLQVFSMMNLSPRPKMTRNTVSAPGFPMLEELCVATSSDSFLTDQDLSSFLHGSPRLRVLDIRGCSRITTAGLICLPCEELECLFWGQYFNSSKMLSSKKGIHLLTQKWSQTLRELDLANHNFSEEDIEVAMGHLTHTTRADSVQSLNLSGTKITSHSLRLLISHSQALSYLNLSSCRNLPRGLKRLYRGQENIQQLLDNLT; encoded by the exons atggAAAGGACAGGTGAGAGTGTGTCAGATGTGGATCCCGGGAATACCTCGGGATCCAGGCCACGTGCAGACGCCGCAGGAAAAGCTCCTGTCAGGAGGACGTCCAGCAGCAGCCCTGCTCCAGGTACCAAGGCTAAGAAGAAGAAGCCCAGAGTTCCCCGAAAACCGAGACCGAACTTCACGGTGGAGCAGGGCGAGGACATGCTGCTGATCGTGTCTAACGTCAACAGTCACGATCGGGTTTGGAAACCGAAGAAGAAGCGGCGCAAGAAAACTGCAAACAAGGGGCAGACCACAGCCACCGCGTCGAAGAAGAGGAAGGCGTCCAGGGAAGTCATCCTCGCAAAGCAAACCGTGGCCGACGATGCACCACCGCGGCCAGGCGTTGCCTGCTCGGGCGACGGGACGGACCGGTGGGGTCGCCGCATGCCGGTAGAAGTGCTGGTGGAGGTTTTTCGCCTGGTGGTCGGTCAGGATGGCGCCGTCCCGTTCCTCTGCAG GGCCGGGCGAGTTTGTCGGCTGTGGAGAGATGCGGCGTCGAACCCGGTTCTGTGGCGAGCCGTCACCGTGGGCCACTGCTGGACAGAACCAGGAAAGGTCCAGTTACAAAGCACCGAAGCGAAGATCCGGAACACTGTACACTGGCTGGCAGAGAACCG ATTTTCTCAACTCAGGGTATTCTCCCTTTGCCATTGGAAAAAACACGTGGACTATGTTGTGCAG GTTGTGTCAGAGTCTTGTCCACACCTCAACTCCTTAAAATTGTCACATTGTTCTGGTGTGACAGAAAAGGCCTTTCAAAGCATTGGAAGCCACTGCAAGTCGTTTGAGAGCATCGATGTTCAGCACACAGAG GTACAGGGTGATGCCTTGGTGACATTCTTAGAGATGTATGGCAGTCAGATTAAGAAGGTGCTCTTCACCTACGGCCCAAGAAGTGAAAAACTCCTCACTGTTATCTCT AGAGGATCTTGTCCAGAACTTCGATTATTAGCAATTAATACAAATCTGACCTTTGGGTTCTTTCAACTTCCTGTATGTATTCCTGCTCTGCAAGCTGGATGTCCAAAGCTTCAG gttttcagCATGATGAACCTCTCTCCAAGGCCAAAAATGACTAGAAACACTGTATCCGCACCAGGGTTCCCGATGCTAGAAGAACTTTGCGTAGCTACGTCATCAGATTCTTTTCTGACTGATCAAGATTTGAGCAGCTTTCTTCATGGCTCACCACGACTGAGGGTACTGGACATCCGTGGCTGTTCACGTATCACTACAGCAGGGCTGATCTGTCTGCCTTGTGAAG AGCTAGAGTGTTTATTCTGGGGACAGTACTTCAACAGCAGCAAAATGCTGTCCTCTAAGAAGGGGATTCACCTTCTCACTCAGAAGTGGAGCCAAACCTTACGAGAACTGGACCTTGCTAATCACAATTTCTCAGAAGAAGACATTGAAGTTGCCATGGGTCACCTGACCCACACCACCAGGGCAGACTCTGTGCAGTCACTAAACTTAAGTGGGACCAAAATAACTTCACATTCACTCAG GTTACTGATTTCTCATTCCCAAGCACTCAGTTATTTAAATCTTTCATCATGTCGAAACCTGCCAAGGGGACTCAAGAGATTGTATCGTGGTCAAGAAAACATCCAACAACTTCTGGATAATTTAACATAA
- the LOC114770655 gene encoding uncharacterized protein LOC114770655 isoform X1: MSATADYSTQALRRGCPLPQEAPGYKVMDKELNSGLGGHKILGISNELRDETFDKLVVDFLGSQTGEGLHLDEKPCKNRLLVQVGLLQEDKNAPWGDVIKWLQKIFPMFQSAAFQCLIERSVDAALSLTGGAREAFLDSDVNFEFVGPICDSIGIGRIDLLQMSAFSDRVACTEVTNGLVLELYDFIMREKVEPIVLVSWLQNFHPQFCSDGRIMKANRLLKPRLKKLLSHYRTYQRSRYRRNGLIEQFLQSHFDLSFGIAVKRSNLRGSNKRMCLLSEYGGRKPVGKVLKQDTDDSITSQSDSEYESIHPAAERVTFKGEDVLQDGMVEEECDPQWNEPSKMPNQSFDAANREWLTLLDVSILSVRKLSTVQGGKAEVSKHVSLELLKNQYTSVLMGDGAMKKMNDLLNALIEAHSLILPLDFLHYNTHFLLDISDAIEHQMMSFEREIVNATGAKLGRDNNPAFHSLVNFAESATCRYIQMASEILSPHASAKKNCRRHWLAFCVERNNPSKLPASVSERFSYYFEAAAALLHHRADVVLFFSDLQLLNDDPNIVLESVNDDAVDETIQALVCVLAVVYCKVLGPYWQLLTSRGQYVQYSRYMYCLYRKLLQWSNDASPLMLPEPEKNVFLQVPLQETTFDGVFSYCGLNAENQYGVLIKTCLQKIMKVLAAVMEENLKSFLPGGTYFEEPSSEVTSLLQNYTFSDLMGEYPFGHDLLYQGQRQAGQVNRVSASHTSTGPKDKAQQEPCSLPSTISEEKDQVSSEENVDKTMQESTTNDSTVVTVDTNQGPCKSKQDVDRLLAQLEGASHARKREAIRGEIAHQKGILDSSNRSLNQIGFSLADMVAKLKSVLPNEEGHSEASDTQATAGYKCPVALLTSDAEGQVDAEEQGSASDRKWTINLERQGPVIYTSYRENMGEFQTDLFT; this comes from the exons ATGAGCGCCACGGCAGATTACTCCACACAGGCGCTGCGAAGAGGCTGTCCGCTTCCTCAGGAAG CACCTGGATACAAAGTTATGGACAAGGAGCTAAATTCAGGACTCGGTGGCCACAAAATCCTTGGTATCAGTAATGAACTTC gcGATGAAACGTTTGACAAACTTGTAGTCGATTTTCTTGGATCTCAAACGGGGGAGGGGCTACACCTTGATGAGAAGCCATGCAAGAACAGACTTCTGGTTCAAGTGGGACTATTGCAGGAAGACAAGAATGCTCCTTGGGGAGACGTGATCAAATGGCTCCAGAAAATCTTCCCCATGTTTCAGTCTGCAGCCTTTCAGTGTTTGATCGAGAGGAGTGTTGACGCAGCTTTGAGTTTAACTGGTGGTGCAAGAGAAGCGTTCCTGGACTCAGACGTTAACTTTGAGTTTGTCGGCCCCATATGTGACAGCATCGGCATCGGGAGAATTGATCTATTACAAATGTCAGCCTTTTCTGATCGTGTTGCCTGTACTGAAGTTACAAATGGTCTTGTGTTAGAGCTTTATGATTTTATCATGCGAGAAAAAGTAGAGCCCATTGTTTTAGTGTCATGGCTCCAGAATTTTCACCCCCAGTTTTGCAGCGATGGTAGAATAATGAAAGCAAACAGGCTCTTGAAGCCCAGGCTGAAGAAGTTACTGTCACACTACCGCACTTACCAGAGAAGCAGATACAGGAGGAATGGCTTAATTGAACAGTTCCTTCAAAGTCATTTTGACCTCAGCTTTGGTATTGCTGTTAAGAGGTCAAACCTGAGAGGTTCCAACAAGAGAATGTGTCTCCTGTCTGAGTATGGTGGCAGAAAACCTGTGGGCAAAGTCCTCAAGCAGGACACAGACGACTCCATAACCTCACAATCAGACTCCGAATATGAAAGTATTCATCCTGCAGCTGAGAGAGTGACGTTTAAGGGAGAAGACGTTCTCCAGGATGGAATGGTGGAAGAAGAATGCGATCCACAATGGAATGAACCCTCAAAAATGCCAAACCAAAGTTTTGACGCAGCAAATCGTGAATGGCTGACACTGCTTGATGTGTCAATATTATCCGTCCGGAAGCTGTCGACTGTGCAAGGAGGGAAAGCCGAGGTGTCCAAGCACGTGTCCCTGGAGCTGCTTAAAAACCAGTACACCTCAGTGCTGATGGGAGACGGCGCCATGAAAAAGATGAACGACCTGCTCAACGCTCTCATCGAGGCACACTCGTTAATCTTGCCACTGGACTTTCTGCACTACAACACGCATTTTCTCTTGGATATCTCTGATGCCATTGAGCATCAAATGATGTCGTTCGAGAGGGAGATCGTGAATGCCACTGGGGCCAAATTGGGGCGCGACAACAACCCCGCTTTTCACAGTTTGGTGAACTTTGCAGAGAGCGCTACGTGCCGCTACATACAGATGGCATCGGAAATCCTGAGTCCCCATGCTAGTGCGAAGAAGAACTGCAGAAGACATTGGCTGGCTTTTTGTGTCGAGAGGAACAACCCCTCCAAACTGCCGGCAAGCGTGTCGGAGAGGTTCAGCTACTACTTTGAAGCGGCCGCTGCACTCCTTCACCACCGAGCCGACGTGGTCCTCTTCTTCTCTGATCTGCAGCTGCTGAACGACGATCCCAATATCGTGCTGGAGAGCGTCAATGACGACGCCGTTGACGAAACCATTCAGGCTCTGGTTTGTGTCCTTGCAGTGGTCTACTGTAAAGTTCTTGGCCCTTATTGGCAACTCCTCACCAGCAGAGgacaatatgtacagtacagcagATACATGTACTGCCTCTACCGGAAGCTCTTACAGTGGTCCAACGATGCCTCACCACTCATGCTGCCAGAGCCGGAAAAAAACGTGTTCCTTCAGGTTCCGCTGCAAGAGACAACCTTTGACGGGGTCTTCTCTTACTGTGGCCTTAATGCTGAGAATCAGTATGGTGTCCTGATCAAGACTTGTTTGCAAAAGATTATGAAAGTCCTTGCTGCCGTCATGGAGGAAAACCTGAAGAGTTTCCTCCCTGGGGGAACATACTTTGAAGAGCCCTCGTCTGAAGTAACCAGCCTGTTACAGAACTACACCTTCTCAGACCTAATGGGTGAATACCCCTTTGGCCATGATCTTCTTTACCAAGGGCAGAGGCAAGCAGGGCAAGTAAATAGAGTTTCGGCTTCTCACACAAGTACGGGGCCCAAGGACAAGGCTCAACAGGAGCCCTGTTCATTGCCAAGTACAATATCTGAAGAGAAAGACCAAGTGAGTTCAGAAGAAAACGTGGACAAGACAATGCAAGAGTCCACCACCAATGATTCCACTGTTGTGACCGTAGACACAAACCAAGGACCATGCAAAAGCAAGCAAGACGTTGACCGTCTTTTGGCACAGTTGGAGGGGGCAAGTCATGCTCGGAAACGCGAAGCCATTCGCGGTGAAATAGCTCACCAAAAAGGGATTCTAGACTCGAGCAACAGAAGCCTGAACCAGATTGGCTTCTCTTTGGCCGACATGGTTGCAAAGTTAAAATCGGTTCTTCCGAACGAGGAAGGCCACAGCGAAGCCTCGGACACCCAGGCAACGGCAGGGTACAAGTGTCCTGTTGCTCTCCTTACGAGCGACGCCGAAGGGCAGGTAGACGCCGAGGAGCAGGGCTCCGCCAGTGACCGCAAGTGGACAATTAACCTAGAGCGACAAGGCCCTGTCATTTACACAAGCTACCGAGAGAATATGGGGGAATTTCAAACAGACCTTTTCACATAG
- the LOC114770655 gene encoding uncharacterized protein LOC114770655 isoform X2, with translation MDKELNSGLGGHKILGISNELRDETFDKLVVDFLGSQTGEGLHLDEKPCKNRLLVQVGLLQEDKNAPWGDVIKWLQKIFPMFQSAAFQCLIERSVDAALSLTGGAREAFLDSDVNFEFVGPICDSIGIGRIDLLQMSAFSDRVACTEVTNGLVLELYDFIMREKVEPIVLVSWLQNFHPQFCSDGRIMKANRLLKPRLKKLLSHYRTYQRSRYRRNGLIEQFLQSHFDLSFGIAVKRSNLRGSNKRMCLLSEYGGRKPVGKVLKQDTDDSITSQSDSEYESIHPAAERVTFKGEDVLQDGMVEEECDPQWNEPSKMPNQSFDAANREWLTLLDVSILSVRKLSTVQGGKAEVSKHVSLELLKNQYTSVLMGDGAMKKMNDLLNALIEAHSLILPLDFLHYNTHFLLDISDAIEHQMMSFEREIVNATGAKLGRDNNPAFHSLVNFAESATCRYIQMASEILSPHASAKKNCRRHWLAFCVERNNPSKLPASVSERFSYYFEAAAALLHHRADVVLFFSDLQLLNDDPNIVLESVNDDAVDETIQALVCVLAVVYCKVLGPYWQLLTSRGQYVQYSRYMYCLYRKLLQWSNDASPLMLPEPEKNVFLQVPLQETTFDGVFSYCGLNAENQYGVLIKTCLQKIMKVLAAVMEENLKSFLPGGTYFEEPSSEVTSLLQNYTFSDLMGEYPFGHDLLYQGQRQAGQVNRVSASHTSTGPKDKAQQEPCSLPSTISEEKDQVSSEENVDKTMQESTTNDSTVVTVDTNQGPCKSKQDVDRLLAQLEGASHARKREAIRGEIAHQKGILDSSNRSLNQIGFSLADMVAKLKSVLPNEEGHSEASDTQATAGYKCPVALLTSDAEGQVDAEEQGSASDRKWTINLERQGPVIYTSYRENMGEFQTDLFT, from the exons ATGGACAAGGAGCTAAATTCAGGACTCGGTGGCCACAAAATCCTTGGTATCAGTAATGAACTTC gcGATGAAACGTTTGACAAACTTGTAGTCGATTTTCTTGGATCTCAAACGGGGGAGGGGCTACACCTTGATGAGAAGCCATGCAAGAACAGACTTCTGGTTCAAGTGGGACTATTGCAGGAAGACAAGAATGCTCCTTGGGGAGACGTGATCAAATGGCTCCAGAAAATCTTCCCCATGTTTCAGTCTGCAGCCTTTCAGTGTTTGATCGAGAGGAGTGTTGACGCAGCTTTGAGTTTAACTGGTGGTGCAAGAGAAGCGTTCCTGGACTCAGACGTTAACTTTGAGTTTGTCGGCCCCATATGTGACAGCATCGGCATCGGGAGAATTGATCTATTACAAATGTCAGCCTTTTCTGATCGTGTTGCCTGTACTGAAGTTACAAATGGTCTTGTGTTAGAGCTTTATGATTTTATCATGCGAGAAAAAGTAGAGCCCATTGTTTTAGTGTCATGGCTCCAGAATTTTCACCCCCAGTTTTGCAGCGATGGTAGAATAATGAAAGCAAACAGGCTCTTGAAGCCCAGGCTGAAGAAGTTACTGTCACACTACCGCACTTACCAGAGAAGCAGATACAGGAGGAATGGCTTAATTGAACAGTTCCTTCAAAGTCATTTTGACCTCAGCTTTGGTATTGCTGTTAAGAGGTCAAACCTGAGAGGTTCCAACAAGAGAATGTGTCTCCTGTCTGAGTATGGTGGCAGAAAACCTGTGGGCAAAGTCCTCAAGCAGGACACAGACGACTCCATAACCTCACAATCAGACTCCGAATATGAAAGTATTCATCCTGCAGCTGAGAGAGTGACGTTTAAGGGAGAAGACGTTCTCCAGGATGGAATGGTGGAAGAAGAATGCGATCCACAATGGAATGAACCCTCAAAAATGCCAAACCAAAGTTTTGACGCAGCAAATCGTGAATGGCTGACACTGCTTGATGTGTCAATATTATCCGTCCGGAAGCTGTCGACTGTGCAAGGAGGGAAAGCCGAGGTGTCCAAGCACGTGTCCCTGGAGCTGCTTAAAAACCAGTACACCTCAGTGCTGATGGGAGACGGCGCCATGAAAAAGATGAACGACCTGCTCAACGCTCTCATCGAGGCACACTCGTTAATCTTGCCACTGGACTTTCTGCACTACAACACGCATTTTCTCTTGGATATCTCTGATGCCATTGAGCATCAAATGATGTCGTTCGAGAGGGAGATCGTGAATGCCACTGGGGCCAAATTGGGGCGCGACAACAACCCCGCTTTTCACAGTTTGGTGAACTTTGCAGAGAGCGCTACGTGCCGCTACATACAGATGGCATCGGAAATCCTGAGTCCCCATGCTAGTGCGAAGAAGAACTGCAGAAGACATTGGCTGGCTTTTTGTGTCGAGAGGAACAACCCCTCCAAACTGCCGGCAAGCGTGTCGGAGAGGTTCAGCTACTACTTTGAAGCGGCCGCTGCACTCCTTCACCACCGAGCCGACGTGGTCCTCTTCTTCTCTGATCTGCAGCTGCTGAACGACGATCCCAATATCGTGCTGGAGAGCGTCAATGACGACGCCGTTGACGAAACCATTCAGGCTCTGGTTTGTGTCCTTGCAGTGGTCTACTGTAAAGTTCTTGGCCCTTATTGGCAACTCCTCACCAGCAGAGgacaatatgtacagtacagcagATACATGTACTGCCTCTACCGGAAGCTCTTACAGTGGTCCAACGATGCCTCACCACTCATGCTGCCAGAGCCGGAAAAAAACGTGTTCCTTCAGGTTCCGCTGCAAGAGACAACCTTTGACGGGGTCTTCTCTTACTGTGGCCTTAATGCTGAGAATCAGTATGGTGTCCTGATCAAGACTTGTTTGCAAAAGATTATGAAAGTCCTTGCTGCCGTCATGGAGGAAAACCTGAAGAGTTTCCTCCCTGGGGGAACATACTTTGAAGAGCCCTCGTCTGAAGTAACCAGCCTGTTACAGAACTACACCTTCTCAGACCTAATGGGTGAATACCCCTTTGGCCATGATCTTCTTTACCAAGGGCAGAGGCAAGCAGGGCAAGTAAATAGAGTTTCGGCTTCTCACACAAGTACGGGGCCCAAGGACAAGGCTCAACAGGAGCCCTGTTCATTGCCAAGTACAATATCTGAAGAGAAAGACCAAGTGAGTTCAGAAGAAAACGTGGACAAGACAATGCAAGAGTCCACCACCAATGATTCCACTGTTGTGACCGTAGACACAAACCAAGGACCATGCAAAAGCAAGCAAGACGTTGACCGTCTTTTGGCACAGTTGGAGGGGGCAAGTCATGCTCGGAAACGCGAAGCCATTCGCGGTGAAATAGCTCACCAAAAAGGGATTCTAGACTCGAGCAACAGAAGCCTGAACCAGATTGGCTTCTCTTTGGCCGACATGGTTGCAAAGTTAAAATCGGTTCTTCCGAACGAGGAAGGCCACAGCGAAGCCTCGGACACCCAGGCAACGGCAGGGTACAAGTGTCCTGTTGCTCTCCTTACGAGCGACGCCGAAGGGCAGGTAGACGCCGAGGAGCAGGGCTCCGCCAGTGACCGCAAGTGGACAATTAACCTAGAGCGACAAGGCCCTGTCATTTACACAAGCTACCGAGAGAATATGGGGGAATTTCAAACAGACCTTTTCACATAG
- the LOC114770656 gene encoding solute carrier family 52, riboflavin transporter, member 2-like yields MAGSWWNHDTITHLLVALFGMGSWISVNSLWVELPVVVGVLPEGWSLPAYLSVLIAFGNLGPVAVSLAHHFAPGRLNERLVIHEIQATAVVAAMFLALFWSRTTFVAGQLHSLAFLILSFILAFVCCTSNVTFLPFMFRYPPQYIRTFFVGQGLSALFPCVLALCQGVGKLECVETNGTTKAHYLKENFPAQDFFWFLFGMLIISGLSFLALTKRVVSEPAPTEELQGDVKREPDGVETHPLQNGGTPVSEEQVAVEKPSAEPPAVTFWTPRNIYVLVLLGLSTALSNGVLPSIQSFSCLPYGGMTFHLSVVLGNIANPLACFIAMFVLLRSSAGLGAMFVGGCVFAAYLICLAALSPCPPLLGSPAGSALVVASWIVFTGLFSYLKVVIGSLLHEMGHVALLWCGIFIQAGSLIGAVSMFPLVSIYNIFLKGEDCENNCR; encoded by the exons ATGGCTGGAAGCTGGTGGAACCATGACACTATAACGCACTTGCTGGTGGCTCTTTTCGGGATGGGCTCTTGGATCTCCGTGAACTCGCTATGGGTTGAGCTGCCAGTGGTGGTCGGTGTTCTGCCTGaag GATGGAGCCTCCCCGCCTATCTCTCCGTGCTGATAGCCTTTGGAAACCTGGGTCCTGTGGCTGTGAGCCTTGCGCACCATTTTGCTCCTGGGAGGCTGAATGAGCGTCTGGTGATCCACGAGATCCAGGCGACCGCCGTGGTGGCCGCGATGTTCCTGGCTCTCTTCTGGTCCCGGACGACCTTTGTGGCCGGACAGCTCCACTCGCTGGCCTTCTTGATACTCTCCTTTATCTTGGCCTTTGTCTGCTGTACCTCGAATGTCACTTTCTTGCCTTTTATGTTTCGCTACCCACCGCAATACATCCGAACCTTTTTTGTGGGCCAGGGCTTGAGTGCCCTCTTCCCATGTGTGCTCGCCTTGTGCCAAGGTGTTGGAAAACTCGAGTGTGTGGAAACGAATGGCACTACCAAAGCGCACTACCTGAAGGAGAACTTTCCAGCCCAGGACttcttttggtttctttttggCATGCTGATCATATCAGGTCTCTCCTTCCTGGCGCTGACTAAGAGGGTTGTGTCTGAACCAGCACCAACTGAGGAGCTACAAGGAGATGTTAAAAGAGAGCCTGACGGCGTGGAGACACACCCACTGCAAAATGGAGGCACGCCTGTTTCTGAGGAGCAGGTGGCTGTGGAGAAACCTTCAGCAGAACCTCCAGCCGTCACATTCTGGACCCCTCGCAACATCTACGTTTTGGTGCTGCTCGGCCTGTCCACTGCGCTCAGTAACGGGGTCCTGCCTTCAATACAGAGTTTCTCCTGCCTGCCCTATGGCGGCATGACGTTCCATCTGTCTGTTGTGCTGGGCAACATTGCGAACCCCCTGGCCTGCTTCATTGCAATGTTTGTCTTACTCAG ATCCAGTGCTGGTCTGGGTGCAATGTTTGTTGGAGGCTGTGTCTTTGCTGCTTACCTCATCTGCCTCGCTGCTCTCAGTCCCTGTCCTCCGCTCCTGGGCAGTCCTGCTGGGTCCGCGCTGGTG GTGGCCTCATGGATTGTATTTACTGGATTGTTCTCCTACCTGAAGGTGGTGATTGGAAGTCTGCTGCATGAAATGGGCCACGTTGCTCTTTTGTGGTGTGGCATCTTTATACAGGCTGGATCCCTGATTGGAGCTGtctccatgttccccctggtcAGCATCTATAACATCTTTCTCAAAGGTGAAGACTGCGAGAACAACTGCAGGTGA